A segment of the Hippopotamus amphibius kiboko isolate mHipAmp2 chromosome 8, mHipAmp2.hap2, whole genome shotgun sequence genome:
gaaaAATACTGCCAAAATCCCTCAAAGCCAAAGTTTAGAAAAACACGTGCTCTGGTACAGCAACAGTAATCTCAAAATCACTCCAGTGATGATTCCATTCCTCACCTCTTTGATCACTTTGGCACACCACTTAGGAAATAACAGAGAAAGAGCAATATGAAGCTGGAGACagaaaatgtaattataaaaCAAAGCCACCCACCTTGCTTTCGGGGTCAGGAAGTACAATGGCCTTCTTTTGCAGCAAGAATGAACTTAACACCAGTGTGTTAAATgatcacatatatatttaaaagagaaggaaatggttctttaaaaaaaaaaaaaaagctgcagcaTCTGTCCTCATAGCAAGTCTCACcccaaaaatcaaaataaaataaaagcagcataCTGTGGTTCTTTGGTACAAGGCAGGAAGCAGTCCTCAAGTCACTATTCCCCTGTTTtgcgaaacaaaacaaaaagcaatagtAAAAGGTGCTGTTTGGCAGGAGGGGGAGTTCCTTCAAACACCTGGAGCCCTCCTGGGGCCCTCCCCGTGCCTTCTCTCGGTGTGGGCAGGAGAAGTCGCACCCATCAACACCAGTGTCACCATCGGCTGCTTAAATGCCACAAAAGTACActtagaaatgagaagaaagtgaCTGACACCGATTTGCTGAGCCAGCCCCACTGCCACTAGAACAGCCTTAAATACCCACActaggagaataaaaagaaaagcacactTTGCAAtagaataaattcttttttttttttttattgagaccGCGGAAAGTCACATGACCCTCCATGTAGCCTTTTAGGAAAGCAACCGACATGGTAGAGACAGACGCGGGGgctgcctccttcctccagcGGCCTCTCAGCCCGTCCTGCCGCGTGTCCGCATTCTTCTGGGCGCATCTGTGGAGCTATTAAGTGGGATAATCCCTCTGGCCTTTGATACATTTCTGGACATGATTATTTCATTACTCGCAGTATATCAGTAGGATCATAATAAAAAGGACTTCTGACAACCTGCCAAGAGTTTTGTGGCCTTGTAAACACAAAAGTgctctaataaaattttattaagtgttaaaaagtcataaaaagtgaaataacatAAACTACAAAATTTACTGTCCTCAGCAAATGCTGAAAATATCGTCCACAGTAAAATTAAATTAGCATGTAATAGACAGAGAAGCGGTGTGGAGTGGATTTAAAAGAGGATCCAGGGAAAATGACACTGTAACCCAATCTGGGTCACGGGGATTTAATTCGGATTCTTCTCCCTAAATGTGAATAAATGTGCTGATTACAGACAAGAGCTCCGGGGTTACTGGAGTCTCACACATTGTCAATACTttggaagaaataatatataGCGGATTGTAATGAGCGGGGGGCGACGCAGCGAGCGTCGCGGGGAGCTGGCGAGGGGCAGAGCGGCCACTAGGGTGCGCTGCGAGACCGGGAATCCCCGCCGGGGCGCCccgccgccgcgccgcccgcAGCCGCGCGCGAGCCGGGCCCTCGCCCCCCTCGAACTCGAAtgtacagttctttttttttcccccctttccccttctcctgtGACATTTTCTCCAAATCGGAAAATGAAGTGTAAGCCAGGCTTTGCCCCAGGCGGCCCTCGGTCTCCGCTTTCAGGCTGGAGGTCCCGCAGTGGGATGCGCCGCCCGCGGCTGTGCTAACCCCAGGGGACTGGGTGGGGCCCCCcagcgccgcgccgcgccgcgccgcgggCTGGGCCTCTCCATCCACCGAGGCCGCGGAGCGCGAGGGCCCACGTCTGGCTCCGCCCGGGACGCGGGTGCGCTCGGAGCGCGGCGGGAGTCCGGCCTCGCCGCGGGTTCAAGTGCATCCCCAGGGCTGGAGCTCGCGGCGCTGGGAGCGAGCTCTCCCCAGCGCGGCCCCCTCTCCGGAGTCCGGCCTCGGCCCACCGCTCCCGGGACCCCTCTCCCCGGCCCTCCCGGTCGCGCTGGGCCGCCGGCCTGGGTCAGAGACCCGGCCGCGGGGTCCCCAAGTCCAACGTGGAGGCTCCGCCGGGAAAAGAAGTCCGACTTCCTCTCCACGCTGCTCCGAGTGGAATCTGGAATCGGCAGGAAATTGCCCGAGCACCCAGCCTGCACCTTTGCAAGTCAGCCCTCGCTCTGCTGAAGAGAAGCAGCTCCCACCAAAGtcttgcctccccctccccccgaaaGCCCCGCGCAGGTTTGTAAAGAAGGGTGCGAGATCTGCAAAGTATTTGTCTTCGAGGGAGAAAGATGCCGGTGACGGTGCCCCATAAAAGACGGATGCTTTTTAGCTAGAGATAACCAACGGGCCACGTCTTGTTTCGCAGTCCAAAATGATGCAAACGCTGCCATCTGAGGAGTCAATGTCAGGCGTGTATTAATTATAAGTTAGCGAAATAGGAAGTAAATGGGCAAGTGATACATTTCGTGGCATCATTTTTTCTCAGGGGTATccaaggttttaagtttcatttagGAATGAGCTACATTTtgccagaaagtaaatatttttaagtaaaccCCTTGCTAAAGCCCAGAAGAGGTAAGTTAAAGTTACCACCTAAGATGCTTTAGTTTGCTATCGAGGCTTGTGCGGGTTGCTAGGAGGAGGATGCCTTGTACTTTAATTTTCTAGATGGCAAGAGCGTTTGATTTTTATGTGGTCAGGTAATGTCCGAGACAAATGGAGGACCCGAGGATCTTTTGATAAGCTATGTTCACTTGACACTTCTAgcctaaaataactaaaattaatttaCAGTGGGAATTATAGCCCCCTGTTTTAGATTTGTTTGTCATAAGTTATATGAAAAAAAGTGTTCTCTAACAGTTAGTTTTTTAAACAACCCTGTTTATTGTCATTTGCAAAGTATTGAATTTGAAATAGCCTGGCCTGGAGCATGGAGTTAagcaaaacaatttaaatatgatttgatatttgcTTTCAAAGATTTTGAGAactaataaaaacagaattagaatggatataaataataaaatttctttttgactCAAACGTGGCTGCTTGGGGGGAAGAGACAGATGACATGGCGGTGACTTTGAGCCATTCCCTGCAGAAGGCAATTGTGAATGTGGTCGGTCAGTGCTCCTTTGAAAAATGAAGGGCAAGTAGGTTTAAGGAGcaaatttagaaacaaatattttgctACATAGGATTTTCTTAAGAGTTCAGACTAAaagttttgcatttaaaatttcactatttctttgttgatttaTGAAATTCAAAAGGAAACTTTATACTTGTATTATTTTGTTCTGTGTTCACATTTCAGATTGAAGTTCAACTgtccttcagaaaaaaatattttcataactaTTGAAAACATCAGGATTAGTATTTTTAACTCTCTTCAGGTAGATATATGATTActgtaagtaatttttaaaaaaaattttaacgaAGATTAGCACAACCGTATTCAGGGAGTTTGGTTTATTCCAGTAGTATAAATGTAATCTAGATAAAATTGTAATATCAAAGGTTTTTGTAAAGAAACTTGCGAAGAATACactttaaatgaatattaaaacatgttttaaaagggTTCTCCCACACTATTGCCCCCTTccaaagaaaaatcagttttccATTCTATTGAAATATTATAATCAGGTATAAGAAAATTATTACTATAATAACAGTTCTGTCAAGATGGTGGATACTTTTGAATGTattatgaagaaaagagaatattcCCAGCTCTTTATATGTTTAAAGTACTTGAAAAGACAAGAAGTTTGTAAAAACATTTTACTACCAAAATATATAAGACCATTAAAATGTGCAAGTAATTCGATTCTAAGTGACTAAAAGGTATTTTTTCCAACTGctctttaaattttgaaatttttgtgtGTATTCAAATGAGTGCCTTTCTCTTAACTGTTTCAAGTATTTTGTTATATTATCTAT
Coding sequences within it:
- the LOC130859238 gene encoding uncharacterized protein LOC130859238, whose protein sequence is MSGGRRSERRGELARGRAATRVRCETGNPRRGAPPPRRPQPRASRALAPLELESPRRAAPRAGPLHPPRPRSARAHVWLRPGRGCARSAAGVRPRRGFKCIPRAGARGAGSELSPARPPLRSPASAHRSRDPSPRPSRSRWAAGLGQRPGRGVPKSNVEAPPGKEVRLPLHAAPSGIWNRQEIARAPSLHLCKSALALLKRSSSHQSLASPSPRKPRAD